Genomic DNA from Dermochelys coriacea isolate rDerCor1 chromosome 12, rDerCor1.pri.v4, whole genome shotgun sequence:
TCTAAAGACTTGCTGGCAGGTAGGACAATATGGGTTAGAGCTTAGTTACAGATAGAAATCAGGTGGATAGAGGTATAAAAtaaggcagaatttggttcagTGTGTGAAATAAGTTTAAATGCCTCAAATACAGTATCTTCATGCCCTGATTATGTTGGAGCATCAGATCTCTGACCTGCtgagttttctttgttttaggtCACAGGGTCAAACGCCGGACAATACAGGACATAATTCCAAGTCATGTAACCCTCTCTCAGCCCATTGCAATGATAAATAATCCTGGTTGTGGTTTACTATTTATAAACAATGAGGCTGTCAGGATAAATACAGGCCCAAGTTCTCAAATATCCATATGAAGGGTGAGCCACACAAAATGTGTAAACACCTGTTGCAGTCACATAACACTGTATTTGCATGTTTGTATGTGCAAATAAGGTGACTGCATGTACAATTTCCTGAACAATATATGTTTACAATGAATGTGAATGCATTGGGGCTTTGTCCTGCAAAGTACGGCGTGAGATTGGAGCTTTGCAGTAGTGCATATACAACATAgccctttgaaaatttggaccaTAATATTCACTTTCATAGGACTttagtaagattttaaaaaacacagtaatttAGACTGCCAGTCAGGTCTGAAACTTAATTAATTTAGgctttgattcagcaaggtacttaaatatatacttaactttaggtaagagactagtcccattgaagcctaTGGGAATGTCTATAGAAcaagttagtgcacagcaagctaggGTGTACTGGCCACATGGACACTGCTACCATGCACCAAAAGTTCCCTCGTGTGCTTTGTGCAACAGCAAAAGGTCaaacacactagggaacttttagggCCTACGTGGACAGTTAGTGTGAGGCATGCTAGTGTGCTGTAAATTTATGCCCCAGCTTGCCGAGTACTAACtcattgtgtagacaagccctacatgTAAGTACCATGCTGAACTCAGGTGTTAGTTCTTAAAGTTAGGCCCCACACTTTAAAGTAGGTCCCAATTAATTTAATTCAGAGCATCTAAGAAGTTAGAATTGCAAAAAACTATCTAGGCCATCTAGATTATCCCATGAGGTAACATTGCGGTTTATTACATTGTCTAGTGCCTTGACCTGTCTGGATCTAAATGTCCCAAGTGACATGTCTGCAATTTTCTGTAGGAAACCAAACCAAATGCCTTTCTGGAAATGTTTCCTGATATTCAACCAAACCGTTTCCTGTTTAATCCCCTCATTCCTAACTACACCCATTGTCCCATCCTAAATAATTCATTTCACTGTTTCTAAATATTCAAAGGGCATCAATATCAGAGTGCTATCATGTCTGCcagatttatttttaacctttcttaCATGGTGACACACCATCACACTCCAATAAACAGGATAACATTGATTCCTCTCTTTTAGTCGCTAAGCTTTTTTAATTCTTTCGTCATTATCTTAGTCGAGTACATGTAAGAAAAAAGCCTGAAAACTTTTTGTATCTAGTGTGAAATGTTTACAGATGGCAGATTGAAATTGCATTTTAACCAAAGTCTTTTATAGGATTATATAAATCATTTAGAGTAGCAGTGCAATTCTTTACTTATAGATAGATCATGTAACTGCAGAACGagctttaaaaacttttatttaagCTTGTTGGTGCCTTTGGATATAGATATGTATTGATATCACGGACTCTTCTATATACCAGTTGATGAGCATTGTAAAAAGGGTGATGATGAGTAGCCCTACAAGAATCCATTCTAATGCTTGGCTCCAAGTGTTAATTGCAAAGAACACTGGAAACTCAAAGGCAAACAAAAGAACAATTGTTATTTAGGCCAGCAAAATTTTGCTTGCTACTCTTTCAGTGTTAGGGATTCAGCTGGATATTTTTTATGATATAGACAAAGTTGGACTTTATCATTAGTTTTATCAATAAAAAGAGAATGGTAGTGCTTAATAAATATCTGTTGTTGAATAACCCCTGACCTTTGACTTCCGTAGTCAAAGTGATGTAAGACTAAGTCCATAGTGATGTATTGTAAGACTCCATTTGGCTTGGTCGATTTATTATACCCATTTCAGCAATTGCATTGCACATGGTAAGTCACATGTTGTTGCTTTGCTTTATTCATGTACTTAAAGACATTTTGCAGCAAGCCTTAGTTTCCTCTGTAAATGAACTTAATCGGTGCCATTGGCGCCTCTGAAATCAAACTGTCTGTCTCATTGAAGGTATCAGTTTCACTGGAGTGATTCGtgctttttattctgtttagccGGGACTGTAATCTTTCATGTTGTTTTCTCAACTCTGAATAGGAATGGGAGAAAGTGTGGAATATCGAGGTTGCTGGGAAAGCCATAATTAGAATCCCACTGAGGATGCTACTCAGAGCCACCATCTGGCCTGGGACACTTCTTGGTACCATATCTCCATATCCCACAGTGGTCATTGAGATGATAGCCCaccagtatgaggcaggaatgCTTGTAAATTCAAGGACCTTCCCAGATTCATTCTCAGCCAGGTAGACCAGGGGAGAAAACAGGGTGACAGCTACACACAAGAAGAGCAAAAGCAGGCCAAATTCTCGGGTGCACCTTCGAACCGTGAGCCCCAAAGTCTGCAGGCCTAAGGAGTGCCTGGCAAGGCGCATTACATACAAGATCTTCAAGGCACGTAAGACTCGTAGCACCAGTCCAATCTTCTCCAAATATGAGTTGCTGCTCGGCCTCTCGGCCTCCTCACTTGGCTCGTCATCTACTACTATGAGGGAAACATAATAGGGTGAAATAGCCAAGAAATCAATTATATTTAGGGGGCCTCTGAAGAAGTGACACTTGTTCTTCGCCTGAATGAATCGGAGGCAGAGCTCCAGTGAGAACCAAGCCACGCAGATGGTCTCGATGACAAAGATGTAATAGCACTTCTGAGAACATTCACCCTGGCGCAAAACAAACAGAAGATCAGATAAATGAGCAATCTCTGAACTGACATCAGAAATcattaaagaagaagaaatgtgcATCTTCATGGGTGTACTGGtattgggggggggaaacaaacccAGCAAATAGCTACTTCTATAGCAGCCATGTTACATCCTGTTAAAAAGCTATTCAAATGAACTGgtgttgttttatttgtattattttatgaGTCTGAATGGATGAAATTCATCTTTGTGCAAAGGCCCAGCACAAGGCATATGGACTATTTAAATCCCACTTAAGCCCTGAAAATAGAAATTAATTGAGATTTAAATTATGCATAAGTCTGAACAGAAGTAAATTTAACCCTAAGTGAGGGATTATTTTATGGATGGTCTGGTTCTCTTTCTGCTCTGTGTGTAAAGTACTATTCACTCTGTAGTGACTGCACAGACTAGATAATTTGATGTAATGAAGGGAAATAGTTCAGAGATAGAGAAGACTTACCAGGTCATTTAGACCTTGCCCCTAGTTGTACCCTAGTATGAACCATATGTTTTCTTTCAGTATATGCAAGTATGCTATAAACATTCAAATCAAAAGgaagattaaattttaaaaaacactcatCCAGCAGGTGCAACGTACCGATGGAGATCTCTGTTCTAGGGTTGAGGTCACATGATACCAGTGCTATCTTCTGAGCCGCTACATCAAGACAGTTATACAAACGTCAACTGCCATGGGCTGTGATGGATTCACTATTTCCCTTGTCCTGGGCTGAGCCTAAAAATGTTGCCTCCCATGACTTGTTCAACCTGAAGGCAAGAGTCAAACACAACttgcctcccccatcccctcagtCACTTAGGAATTGGATAAACTTTAGAAAATGTCACGTACATGAGAAACTACATTGGGCACTTCACCTCAGTGATAAGAGAGCCAAACACTGGGTCTTCTGGCAATGTCCAGATGATCAGAAAACCATCCAGTGGTCACAGTGcatcagagcctcagctggtgtaaatcagcatagttccattacCTTCAGGTCCACCAGTGTCTATGTAATTAGAAAGAATTCACTGGGCCATAGCAAATTGACACTAAACTGGATAATAATCAGCATGATTcagattctcaaagatatttccatgggagttaggtgcctaaatatctttgaggatctgggtccatattgctctctctctctcccaaatgCTCCATAGTACACATCATTTGCTCTTGCCTTAAAATATGGTCCACTTGTCCCATAGATTAACACATTAAAATCCTACACCTTGGGATAGTAAATTAATATGAAACTTGCTCTTGATGTTTGACTAAAACTGAAATGTTCATTTAAATATTGTGAATAAACCTCTGGAGAACCAGCATTGTGACAAAGACTCAAAACACATAGGCAATTGCATAATATTTCCACACCAGGATCCTATAA
This window encodes:
- the KCNG4 gene encoding potassium voltage-gated channel subfamily G member 4, yielding MPIISGGSNQDYSNVSFSSCSSLNHLFPISVDTPSVKGVHYQRASRIYHPDQLCTVDVKREIIINVGGIKYLLPWSTLDEFPLTRLSKLKFCSSYDEIIQLCDDYDEDTHEFFFDRNPKAFGMIVSFLAAGKLMLFRDMCALSFQEELRYWGIEESNLEKCCFRKLFQKLQELAEMHKEEEMQMSKETTCVLVEETQFGHFMNKLRDMVENPQSGLPGKVFACLSILFVATTAISLCVSTMPDLRAEEDRGECSQKCYYIFVIETICVAWFSLELCLRFIQAKNKCHFFRGPLNIIDFLAISPYYVSLIVVDDEPSEEAERPSSNSYLEKIGLVLRVLRALKILYVMRLARHSLGLQTLGLTVRRCTREFGLLLLFLCVAVTLFSPLVYLAENESGKVLEFTSIPASYWWAIISMTTVGYGDMVPRSVPGQMVALSSILSGILIMAFPATSIFHTFSHSYSELRKQHERLQSRLNRIKSTNHSSETDTFNETDSLISEAPMAPIKFIYRGN